In Helianthus annuus cultivar XRQ/B chromosome 9, HanXRQr2.0-SUNRISE, whole genome shotgun sequence, the following are encoded in one genomic region:
- the LOC110879973 gene encoding protein MEI2-like 1 has protein sequence MPVAVKDLQEHVAKSTLKANKQDTCFEEKGSIICTKQSQTIESLLPDEEDLFSGVLDELGCTADDEEFDLFSSNGGMELEVNSKLYISQQNLLTAEGLNSDQSSSDYLVYSEHPSRTLLVKNVDNRVENSELRALFEQHGHIQTFYTVCRCQGFVIISYYDIRAATIAFSKLQNVPLENEKLNIRYLNPKENTSSLEVSICDPSISNDKLHQIFGNFGEIEEICGTIHQRHIKFYDIRATEAAINGLSSSNMLQGIKLQVNHPECAKSLMQQFTHGLMQDQLRSCQNPNSNSLPHVVNSCMKDEYIYGGCFTNSFPSMVGMSSTYNQFGHMTHYSTDQAFHPQSLPINCRGHVTYDSLNSEAVGFTPETNNKHLHMFGSYGPPFEHMSGSALRGHHHVLNGSSSFQNRQLNPVIWSYSPPLSTNGVSAHTASNPKKCSFSRPKGRVRRTSHGRHESVSCQTDEKQFELDIERVLRGEDSRTTLMIKNIPNKYSSAMLLAVINEHNQGTYDFIYLPIDFKNKCNMGYAFINMTDPLQIVPFYKSFNGKKWEKFHSGKVASLAYARIQGKAALISHFQESSLLNEDKSCHPILFTTDGPNAGSQEPFPLGPNIQSRRHKNRSNTHKVNANQEMLSSSLTRESYYYIKNVV, from the exons ATGCCAGTTGCTGTTAAGGATCTACAG GAACATGTTGCAAAATCAACTCTCAAAGCCAATAAGCAAG ACACATGCTTTGAAGAAAAGGGGTCAATAATATGTACCAAACAATCACAGACTATTGAAAGTCTTCTTCCTGATGAGGAAGATCTCTTCTCTGGCGTACTTGATGAATTGGGTTGTACTGCTGACGAtgaagagtttgatctgttcagcagtaATGGAGGCATGGAATTAGAAGTCAATTCCAAGTTATATATTAGTCAACAGAATCTTTTGACCGCTGAAGGACTTAATAGTGATCAAAGCAGTTCAGACTATTTAGTTTACAGTGAACACCCTTCCAGAACACTTCTTGTGAAAAATGTGGATAACAGAGTTGAGAATTCAGAACTCAGGGCTCTTTTTGAG CAACATGGACACATACAAACTTTCTACACAGTTTGTAGATGTCAAGGTTTTGTGATAATTTCCTATTATGACATAAGAGCTGCTACTATTGCGTTTAGCAAACTTCAAAACGTGCCATTGGAAAATGAGAAGCTTAACATACGTTATTTGAATCCAAAG GAGAATACCTCCAGCCTTGAGGTATCCATCTGTGATCCCTCTATATCAAATGACAAACTTCACCAAATATttggcaattttggagaaattgAAGAA ATATGTGGAACCATACATCAAAGACATATTAAATTTTATGATATTCGAGCTACAGAGGCAGCTATCAATGGATTAAGTAGTAGTAATATGTTGCAAGGGATCAAACTTCAAGTAAACCATCCAGAATGTGCAAAAAG CTTGATGCAACAATTTACTCATGGGCTAATGCAAGATCAACTTAGGTCATGTCAAAATCCTAATAGCAACTCGTTACCACATG TGGTAAATAGCTGCATGAAGGATGAGTATATCTATGGTGGCTGTTTTACAAATAGCTTTCCATCTATGGTTGGGATGTCATCTACTTATAATCAATTTGGCCACATGACTCATTATTCTACCGACCAAGCTTTCCATCCCCAATCATTACCCATCAACTGCAGAGGTCATGTCACCTATGACTCTTTAAACTCGGAAGCTGTCGGTTTTACACCAGAAACAAACAACAAGCATCTTCATATGTTCGGTTCATATGGTCCGCCATTTGAACACATGTCTGGTTCAGCACTCAGGGGACATCATCATGTGCTGAACGGTTCTAGCTCCTTCCAGAATCGTCAACTAAATCCTGTAATCTGGTCATACTCACCCCCGTTGAGTACTAACGGTGTTTCTGCTCATACCGCTTCAAATCCCAAGAAGTGCTCTTTTAGCAGGCCAAAGGGACGGGTGAGACGAACATCCCATGGAAGACATGAATCCGTTTCCTGCCAAACAGATGAGAAACAGTTTGAACTTGATATTGAGCGTGTTTTGCGCGGGGAAGACTCACGCACGACATTGATGATTAAAAATATTCCGAATAA GTACAGTTCAGCGATGCTATTGGCTGTAATCAATGAACATAATCAAGGAACTTATGATTTTATATATCTGCCTATTGACTTCAAG AATAAGTGCAATATGGGGTATGCATTTATAAACATGACTGATCCACTTCAGATAGTGCCATTTTACAAG TCATTTAATGGCAAAAAATGGGAAAAGTTCCATAGTGGAAAAGTGGCATCTCTTGCATATGCTAGAATCCAGGGAAAAGCTGCCTTAATCTCACACTTCCAAGAATCAAGCTTGTTGAATGAAGATAAGTCTTGTCATCCTATTCTCTTTACCACAGATGGCCCGAATGCCGGAAGTCAG GAGCCTTTTCCCTTGGGTCCAAACATTCAATCAAGACGACACAAGAACCGGTCCAACACCCACAAAGTGAATGCAAACCAAGAGATGTTGTCATCTTCCTTAACAAGGGAGTCTTATTATTACATAAAGAACGTTGTCTGA
- the LOC110879972 gene encoding protein BONZAI 2 isoform X2, with the protein MVVIYTKGRDGSLQELGRTEVVLNSLSPQWIKKVIINYYFEMVQTLVFHVYDIDTQFHGLDEKMLKLDEQQLLGEATCSLSEIVTKRDRTLAIDLMRKMESTSSTHLKKLGQLKVHAEECAVSKTTAELVFRCTDLENKELFSKSDPFLVISKCVESGNAIPICKTEVLKNDLNPMWKPVSISVARAGSKETPLVIECFNFNSNGRHDLLGKVQKSLADLEKLSFGGQGEHMFVPISIGKDQQTKVLKSRLYVDKFSESVHHTFLDYLDNGFELSFMVAIDFTASNGNPRLPDSLHYIDHSGRPNAYQKAILDAGEVLQCYDSERKFHAWGFGARPIDGPVSHCFNLNGSSGHSKVDGIHGIMMAYASALFNVTLAGPTLFGPVITAAARIASQSLAANEKKYFVLLIITDGVITDLQETKDALVNASDLPLSILIVGVGGADFKEMEILDADKGERLESTTGRVATRDIVQFVPFRDVQGGEMSVVQSLLEELPSQFLTFMKNRDIRPST; encoded by the exons ATGGTAGTTATATATACAAAAGGAAGGGATGGTTCGTTGCAAGAGCTTGGCCGTACTGAAGTCGTTTTAAATTCATTAAGTCCTCAATGGATCAAAaaagttattattaattattattttgagATGGTTCAGACACTGGT GTTCCATGTGTACGATATTGACACTCAATTTCATGGACTAGATGAAAAG ATGCTTAAGTTGGATGAGCAGCAACTTCTGGGCGAGGCTACTTGTTCATTATCTGAG ATAGTAACTAAACGAGACCGCACATTGGCCATAGATCTTATGAGAAAAATGGAATCTACAAGCTCAACTCATTTAAAGAAATTAGGGCAGCTCAAGGTTCATGCAGAAGAATGTGCTGTCTCAAAAACGACAGCTGAATTGGTATTTAGGTGCACTGATTTAGAGAACAAGGAACTCTTCTCCAAAAGT GACCCTTTCCTAGTAATTTCTAAATGTGTGGAGAGTGGGAATGCCATTCCTATTTGCAAAACAgaggttttgaaaaatgatttAAATCCAATGTGGAAACCCGTCTCCATAAGTGTCGCACGAGCTGGAAGCAAGGAAACACCACTCGTTATTGAGTGCTTCAACTTTAATAGTAACGGGAGGCATGATTTACTTGG CAAAGTTCAGAAGTCACTTGCTGACTTGGAAAAACTGTCTTTTGGTGGGCAAGGAGAGCATATGTTTGTGCCCATATCTATTGGGAAAGACCAGCAGACTAAG GTATTGAAGAGTCGGCTATATGTAGACAAGTTTTCTGAAAGTGTTCATCATACGTTTCTTGATTACTTGGATAATGGCTTTGAACTGAGCTTCATGGTGGCCATAGATTTCACAG CATCAAATGGAAATCCCCGTTTACCAGATTCGTTACATTACATCGACCATTCTGGACGTCCAAATGCATACCAGAAG GCAATACTAGATGCTGGAGAGGTACTGCAGTGTTACGATTCCGAGAGGAAGTTTCATGCATGGGGCTTTGGAGCACGGCCAATTGACGGCCCCGTCTCTCATTGTTTTAACCTAAACGGGAGCAGTGGCCACTCAAAG GTTGATGGGATTCACGGAATTATGATGGCATACGCAAGTGCCCTTTTTAACGTCACACTTGCGGGGCCAACCCTATTTGGACCTGTGATTACTGCTGCAGCAAGGATAGCCAGCCAGTCGTTAGCAGCTAATGAAAAGAAATACTTTGTGTTGTTAATTATCACG GATGGAGTGATAACAGATCTACAAGAAACAAAAGATGCCCTTGTGAATGCATCTGATTTGCCACTATCTATCCTTATTGTTGGGGTTGGTGGGGCCGACTTTAAGGAGATGGAG ATTTTAGATGCTGACAAAGGAGAGAGGCTTGAAAGTACAACGGGACGCGTTGCAACACGTGATATAGTCCAATTTGTTCCATTCCGAGATGTACAAG GTGGAGAAATGTCTGTTGTTCAATCACTTTTGGAAGAACTACCTTCGCAATTCTTAACCTTCATGAAAAACAGAGATATTCGCCCAAGTACATGA
- the LOC110879972 gene encoding protein BONZAI 1 isoform X1: MGNCCLGSGGDGGGQSAVGGSSSHPDANAPNDAVEGFLRTRGYHGLYTQIELSLSASNLRDRDVLSKSDPMVVIYTKGRDGSLQELGRTEVVLNSLSPQWIKKVIINYYFEMVQTLVFHVYDIDTQFHGLDEKMLKLDEQQLLGEATCSLSEIVTKRDRTLAIDLMRKMESTSSTHLKKLGQLKVHAEECAVSKTTAELVFRCTDLENKELFSKSDPFLVISKCVESGNAIPICKTEVLKNDLNPMWKPVSISVARAGSKETPLVIECFNFNSNGRHDLLGKVQKSLADLEKLSFGGQGEHMFVPISIGKDQQTKVLKSRLYVDKFSESVHHTFLDYLDNGFELSFMVAIDFTASNGNPRLPDSLHYIDHSGRPNAYQKAILDAGEVLQCYDSERKFHAWGFGARPIDGPVSHCFNLNGSSGHSKVDGIHGIMMAYASALFNVTLAGPTLFGPVITAAARIASQSLAANEKKYFVLLIITDGVITDLQETKDALVNASDLPLSILIVGVGGADFKEMEILDADKGERLESTTGRVATRDIVQFVPFRDVQGGEMSVVQSLLEELPSQFLTFMKNRDIRPST; this comes from the exons ATGGGAAACTGCTGCCTCGGCAGCGGCGGAGACGGCGGCGGTCAGTCCGCCGTCGGCGGATCTTCTTCTCATCCAGACGCCAATGCTCCGAACGACGCCGTTGAAGGTTTTCTCCGGACTCGCGGCTACCACGGCCTTTACACTCAGATCGAG CTATCCTTATCTGCTTCAAATTTACGTGACCGGGATGTGCTTTCGAAG AGTGATCCTATGGTAGTTATATATACAAAAGGAAGGGATGGTTCGTTGCAAGAGCTTGGCCGTACTGAAGTCGTTTTAAATTCATTAAGTCCTCAATGGATCAAAaaagttattattaattattattttgagATGGTTCAGACACTGGT GTTCCATGTGTACGATATTGACACTCAATTTCATGGACTAGATGAAAAG ATGCTTAAGTTGGATGAGCAGCAACTTCTGGGCGAGGCTACTTGTTCATTATCTGAG ATAGTAACTAAACGAGACCGCACATTGGCCATAGATCTTATGAGAAAAATGGAATCTACAAGCTCAACTCATTTAAAGAAATTAGGGCAGCTCAAGGTTCATGCAGAAGAATGTGCTGTCTCAAAAACGACAGCTGAATTGGTATTTAGGTGCACTGATTTAGAGAACAAGGAACTCTTCTCCAAAAGT GACCCTTTCCTAGTAATTTCTAAATGTGTGGAGAGTGGGAATGCCATTCCTATTTGCAAAACAgaggttttgaaaaatgatttAAATCCAATGTGGAAACCCGTCTCCATAAGTGTCGCACGAGCTGGAAGCAAGGAAACACCACTCGTTATTGAGTGCTTCAACTTTAATAGTAACGGGAGGCATGATTTACTTGG CAAAGTTCAGAAGTCACTTGCTGACTTGGAAAAACTGTCTTTTGGTGGGCAAGGAGAGCATATGTTTGTGCCCATATCTATTGGGAAAGACCAGCAGACTAAG GTATTGAAGAGTCGGCTATATGTAGACAAGTTTTCTGAAAGTGTTCATCATACGTTTCTTGATTACTTGGATAATGGCTTTGAACTGAGCTTCATGGTGGCCATAGATTTCACAG CATCAAATGGAAATCCCCGTTTACCAGATTCGTTACATTACATCGACCATTCTGGACGTCCAAATGCATACCAGAAG GCAATACTAGATGCTGGAGAGGTACTGCAGTGTTACGATTCCGAGAGGAAGTTTCATGCATGGGGCTTTGGAGCACGGCCAATTGACGGCCCCGTCTCTCATTGTTTTAACCTAAACGGGAGCAGTGGCCACTCAAAG GTTGATGGGATTCACGGAATTATGATGGCATACGCAAGTGCCCTTTTTAACGTCACACTTGCGGGGCCAACCCTATTTGGACCTGTGATTACTGCTGCAGCAAGGATAGCCAGCCAGTCGTTAGCAGCTAATGAAAAGAAATACTTTGTGTTGTTAATTATCACG GATGGAGTGATAACAGATCTACAAGAAACAAAAGATGCCCTTGTGAATGCATCTGATTTGCCACTATCTATCCTTATTGTTGGGGTTGGTGGGGCCGACTTTAAGGAGATGGAG ATTTTAGATGCTGACAAAGGAGAGAGGCTTGAAAGTACAACGGGACGCGTTGCAACACGTGATATAGTCCAATTTGTTCCATTCCGAGATGTACAAG GTGGAGAAATGTCTGTTGTTCAATCACTTTTGGAAGAACTACCTTCGCAATTCTTAACCTTCATGAAAAACAGAGATATTCGCCCAAGTACATGA